A single window of Candidatus Binataceae bacterium DNA harbors:
- a CDS encoding glycosyltransferase family 4 protein, whose protein sequence is MARALMIAYTTYVHDARVKRHAQALAERGDQVDLLCLQNPQQGFDRGVNVIGLQIRRYRGSSRASYLRSYLRFFAAATIQAAVLSRRHRYDFAVVCTMPDLAVLCALPVRLMGSKLLLDVHDTMPELYRDKFGGRRGALGAKLLHLEERVSAGLADRVLAVHEPHRQRLIAAGIAAHKISVVLNVPDPRIFAPLVRPVYERERFTIVCHGTMAPRLGVELAIEAIARLRERLPTVRLRLIGGGNYVDGLRQRVNQRGLAPWIEFHAPVPLEQLPELLNEADVGLVPNRKSSATDLMLPVKLMEYVALGIPVIAARLHTIQYYFDDQAVRFFAPGDADGLAAAIAELHARPALRQSLAERACTVLRRVNWSVQRERYYEAIDSLFPNRRINAVPAPSEERRVYVE, encoded by the coding sequence GTGGCTCGCGCATTGATGATTGCTTACACCACGTACGTTCACGACGCTCGCGTCAAGCGCCATGCCCAGGCGCTAGCCGAACGCGGCGATCAGGTGGATTTGCTCTGTTTGCAAAATCCCCAGCAAGGGTTCGACCGCGGGGTCAACGTGATAGGTCTTCAGATCCGTCGCTACCGCGGTTCCAGCCGGGCCAGCTATCTGCGCAGCTACTTGCGTTTTTTCGCAGCCGCCACCATTCAGGCCGCGGTGCTCTCCAGGCGCCATCGCTACGATTTCGCGGTAGTCTGCACGATGCCCGATCTGGCGGTGCTATGCGCCCTGCCCGTGCGGCTAATGGGAAGCAAGCTCCTGCTCGACGTGCACGATACGATGCCCGAGCTGTACCGCGACAAATTCGGCGGCCGACGCGGGGCTCTGGGCGCCAAGTTGCTACACCTGGAGGAGCGCGTCAGCGCAGGCTTGGCCGACCGCGTGCTGGCGGTGCACGAACCTCATCGCCAGCGCCTGATCGCCGCCGGGATCGCTGCCCACAAGATAAGTGTAGTGCTCAACGTTCCCGACCCGCGGATTTTCGCCCCTCTGGTTCGCCCCGTTTACGAGCGCGAACGCTTTACCATCGTTTGTCATGGCACGATGGCACCACGGCTGGGAGTGGAGCTGGCCATTGAGGCAATCGCGCGTCTGCGCGAGCGCTTACCCACGGTACGCCTGCGGCTGATCGGAGGGGGGAACTATGTCGATGGGTTGCGCCAGCGCGTGAACCAGCGCGGGCTGGCGCCGTGGATTGAGTTTCACGCGCCGGTTCCCTTGGAGCAGCTGCCCGAGCTGCTCAATGAGGCCGACGTGGGGCTGGTACCGAATCGCAAAAGCAGCGCCACCGATCTGATGCTGCCAGTTAAACTGATGGAGTACGTTGCCCTGGGCATCCCGGTGATAGCCGCTCGCCTGCACACCATTCAATACTACTTCGATGACCAGGCAGTGCGTTTCTTCGCGCCTGGCGACGCCGACGGCCTCGCCGCGGCAATCGCCGAGCTGCACGCGCGGCCCGCGCTGCGCCAAAGCCTGGCCGAGCGCGCCTGCACCGTGCTGCGGCGGGTGAATTGGAGCGTGCAGCGCGAGCGCTATTACGAAGCGATCGATTCGTTGTTTCCTAACCGCCGGATAAACGCAGTGCCGGCGCCGAGCGAAGAAAGGAGAGTCTACGTTGAATAG